The window ATTCACCTCGATCAGAACCAGCCCGGCTTTGACCGCGAGGGCCTCAACGCGGCGATGGCGCGCCTGGGAGCTTCGCTTGAGGTCATCGATCGCGATACCCACTCGGTGGTTCAGAAGATGCTCAAGCCCGGACAGATCCCCTGTGCGATCTGCGGGCGGATGCGCCGTGGCATTCTCAATGCGTACTGCGCGGAGCGCGGGTTTACGAAGCTGGCGATGGGCCATCATCTCGATGATGCTGTGGAGACTTATTTTTTGAACCTCCTCTTCGGCAGTCGCCTCGATCCGCTGAAGCCTGCGACGCCGGCGTCGACGCACCCGGTCACCACGATTCGGCCTTTGATTCTGGTCGAAGAGCGCAAGATTGAAGCCTGGGTCGATGAGGTTGGGCTTCAGCCGGTGGCCTGTCCGGTATGCGACAGCTTTCCGCAGTCGAGCCGCCGCGACGTTAAGACCTTCTGGCAGGGCTTCTCGGAGCTCGCGCACCGCGATGTCTACGCCTCGGTGCGCGAGGCGCTCTACGGCGACCCGACAACCTTTGCAGGTGCGGGCGTCGAAAAGAGCTGAACGAAAAAACGCCGCGATTCGCGGCGTTTTTTCGTTGGAGTCGTCATGAAACCTGAGGGCAGGGCAGCTCAATAAGGCGACTGGTCGACCAGCACCTCGCGCGGCTTATAGCCATCGGACTCGCCCACGATGCCCTCGATCTCCATGATGTCGACCATGCGGGCAGCGCGGTTGTACCCGACGCGCAACTTGCGCTGGAGCATCGAGATGGACGCCTGCTTTGACTCGACCACCAGGCGTACAGCCTCCTCGTAGAACTCATCTTTATCTTCGTCGGCCACCGCGCTCTCATCGTCCTGACCATCGTCGGCCAGGATGGACTCATCGTAGTTGGGTTCGCCCTGGACTTTGAGGAACTCAACCATCTTGTCGATCTCCTTCTCGGAGACGTAAGCGCCGTGGGTACGCTGCAGAAAGCTCGTGCCCGGGGGCACGAAGAGCATATCGCCGTTACCCAGCAGGTTCTCGGCGCCGTTGGCGTCGAGGATAACCCGGCTGTCGGTCTTGCTGGTCACGCGCAAGGCCAGACGGGTGGGGAAGTTGGCCTTGATAAGCCCGGTGATGACGTCGGTAGAGGGGCGCTGGGTGGCGAGGATGAGGTGGATGCCCGCCGCGCGAGCCTTCTGGGCGAGGCGCGCAACGGCCGTCTCCACGTCTTTGGAGGCGGTCATCATCAGGTCGGCAAACTCGTCGATGATCACGATGATAAAGGGCAGGTGTTTGTGCTCCGGGTCGCCCTTATGGTCGATGCCCAGGGAGCGCAACGCCTCGGAGTCTTCCAACCCGTTGAGCTGGTCGAGCTCGGCCTGCTTGGTGAGCTTTTTGATCTTGTCGTTGTAGCCGGTGACGTTGCGCACGCCCATATCGGCCAGCGCCTGGTAGCGACGCTCCATCTCCTGAACGGTCCAGTTGAGCGCGACGGTGGCCTGCTTCGGATCGGTCACAACCGGCAGCAGAAGATGGGGGATGTCCGCATAGATGCTGAACTCGAGCATCTTCGGATCGACCATGATCATGCGCACATCGTCGGGGGTGTGCTTGTAGAGCAGGCTGCAGACCATGGTGTTGACGGCGACCGATTTACCGGCGCCGGTGGCACCGGCGACGAGCAGGTGAGGCATCTTGGCCAGGTCGGCGATGACCGGTCCGCCTTCGGTATCTTTGCCCAGGGCCAGGGGCAGCTGCATCTTCTTGTTATCGGCAAAGGCCTCATCGGCAATGATTTCCTTGAGGTAGACCATCTCGCGCGAGGGGTTGGGTACCTCAATGCCGACGACGCCCTTGCCGGGAATGGGCGCGACGATACGAACGCTGTGGGCGGCCAGAGCCATGGCCAGATCATCGGAGAGGTTTGCGATCTTCGAGAGCTTGACGCCCGGGGCCGGGCTGAACTCAAACATCGTGATGACCGGGCCGGGGCAGATCTCCACCACCGTGCCTTCGACCTTGAAGTCGGCCAGGGTCTTCTCGATCTGGGCGGCCATATCGCG of the Lujinxingia sediminis genome contains:
- a CDS encoding tRNA 2-thiocytidine biosynthesis TtcA family protein, whose protein sequence is MKLVERAVRDFSLVEAGDHVAVGISGGKDSLLLAAAMLELAAREDMGFEVTLIHLDQNQPGFDREGLNAAMARLGASLEVIDRDTHSVVQKMLKPGQIPCAICGRMRRGILNAYCAERGFTKLAMGHHLDDAVETYFLNLLFGSRLDPLKPATPASTHPVTTIRPLILVEERKIEAWVDEVGLQPVACPVCDSFPQSSRRDVKTFWQGFSELAHRDVYASVREALYGDPTTFAGAGVEKS
- a CDS encoding DNA translocase FtsK → MAAKSAASSSSKKKSTARSSSSKTTSSKAKAAPRVNGTSFALQRELSGVVLLALALVLLLSIASFNPADLIRGEAPPTNLIGPVGVWVGDVLLTIFGLGAFFLNALLWYFGISMLLGREIEARPGEIIGQLLFVLSGTVLGHLALSGYLVLGHEPGGWIGAFGGELMRGAVGTVGTAILAGSAFLIGAVLVTDLSPGAVARWFAAHIHRFTAWMRHRRAVRREFKQRYQEERDRLLAGEELTIAEEARLEAERAVLGKTTRGYDFEESLDDEVERKVAGRLARLFGPRLRNAELAGDDAPVSSVDASVDTPAKNAPEKKSKKSDDTKKAPSNPIPDDEGWEIGELATDADIKAEPIPIAGLDEAGPSEEAIEVSDTQVIDMRSEREASAPVKGDFGPQIVESEATRKARERQQMLESDAEGGLLFKPQKKGNYELPPISFLNFDRGEEVAVDSDALRDMAAQIEKTLADFKVEGTVVEICPGPVITMFEFSPAPGVKLSKIANLSDDLAMALAAHSVRIVAPIPGKGVVGIEVPNPSREMVYLKEIIADEAFADNKKMQLPLALGKDTEGGPVIADLAKMPHLLVAGATGAGKSVAVNTMVCSLLYKHTPDDVRMIMVDPKMLEFSIYADIPHLLLPVVTDPKQATVALNWTVQEMERRYQALADMGVRNVTGYNDKIKKLTKQAELDQLNGLEDSEALRSLGIDHKGDPEHKHLPFIIVIIDEFADLMMTASKDVETAVARLAQKARAAGIHLILATQRPSTDVITGLIKANFPTRLALRVTSKTDSRVILDANGAENLLGNGDMLFVPPGTSFLQRTHGAYVSEKEIDKMVEFLKVQGEPNYDESILADDGQDDESAVADEDKDEFYEEAVRLVVESKQASISMLQRKLRVGYNRAARMVDIMEIEGIVGESDGYKPREVLVDQSPY